A single genomic interval of Mucilaginibacter robiniae harbors:
- a CDS encoding histone H1, translating into MHQIKKVSAATEADFVAFFSKGNKAAGTRIRNAMQQLKTLTQKVIELKNKAE; encoded by the coding sequence ATCCATCAAATCAAAAAAGTGAGCGCTGCTACGGAAGCAGATTTCGTTGCTTTTTTCAGCAAAGGTAATAAAGCTGCCGGTACACGAATACGGAACGCCATGCAGCAGCTGAAAACATTAACCCAGAAAGTAATAGAGCTTAAAAATA